Proteins encoded by one window of Streptococcus sanguinis:
- a CDS encoding EVE domain-containing protein — MTRFWIGVVSKEHVLRGVEGGFCQVCHGKKAPLNRMKKGDYLLYYSPKYQLNGQEKLQAFTAVGKILDDTAYQVEMFEGFVPFRRDVSYYQPVKDCPIEQVRHHPQWRQYASQIRYGHFEVSKDFFLYVFEQMKLDSPANQ; from the coding sequence ATGACTAGATTTTGGATTGGTGTCGTATCAAAAGAACATGTACTAAGAGGTGTAGAGGGTGGATTTTGTCAAGTCTGCCATGGAAAGAAAGCACCATTGAACCGAATGAAAAAGGGGGACTATCTTCTGTACTACAGCCCCAAGTATCAGCTGAATGGTCAGGAAAAGCTACAGGCCTTTACAGCAGTTGGCAAGATTCTAGATGACACTGCTTACCAAGTAGAGATGTTTGAAGGCTTTGTCCCATTTCGGCGAGATGTCAGCTACTACCAGCCTGTCAAAGACTGCCCTATTGAGCAAGTCCGACATCATCCTCAGTGGCGCCAATATGCTTCTCAGATAAGATACGGACATTTCGAAGTTTCGAAAGACTTCTTCCTTTATGTTTTTGAGCAAATGAAACTGGACAGCCCTGCAAATCAGTAG
- a CDS encoding MarR family winged helix-turn-helix transcriptional regulator — protein sequence MEKSQFNSIYKDEYKKSTGLLFIRAYHKWHGLIKNKLRTIDLTHPQFVVLTTLAALLRQREWVSQTDIARFSDMDVMTVSQIIRLLVKKGLIMREVHPKDSRANIILLTDTGLQKVNQALPLVESIDQAFFGKLENNTETLNQLLIELEAEND from the coding sequence ATGGAAAAATCGCAGTTCAACTCCATCTACAAGGATGAATACAAAAAATCAACCGGTCTGCTCTTTATCCGTGCCTACCACAAGTGGCATGGGCTGATAAAAAACAAACTGAGAACGATTGATTTGACCCATCCTCAGTTTGTCGTTCTGACCACTCTTGCAGCGCTTCTGCGTCAGCGAGAATGGGTGAGTCAGACCGATATTGCCCGATTTTCTGACATGGATGTTATGACCGTATCCCAAATCATCCGCCTCTTGGTCAAGAAAGGTTTGATCATGCGGGAAGTCCATCCCAAGGACAGCCGTGCCAACATCATACTTCTAACGGATACGGGGCTGCAAAAGGTCAACCAAGCCCTTCCTCTGGTAGAAAGCATTGATCAGGCGTTCTTTGGAAAATTAGAAAATAATACAGAAACATTAAACCAACTCTTAATAGAACTGGAGGCAGAAAATGACTAG